The DNA window CTAAACTTTTAAATAAATAAATTTTATCATAGAAAGTACTAATTTACAGAAATAAGTTCACACCCTCAGAACTTCAGGATCAGAACTTCTTAAAGATATGATAATATTGATATTTTCATCTAATGTTTTAACTATTGCTAAATTATCTGAAGATTCAACAATCTCAGGATACTCTTTCATCCAAGTATTAACTCCAGTAGGAAGTTCTTCAATAGTTTTTATATAACTATCAAGAGATTTGCTTGAAAGAACAGAAACTTCTTTAGTAGTTGTAGTTTCTAAAGCAAAAACTATTTCAGGTTCAAAAGAAATATATTTTGCTTTTACTTCATCAGCAACTTTAGACATTATATCTTTAATATCTTTTGAAGAAGCTAAAACAACTTTTCCAGATCTAGGAATAGCATTATCTTTACTTCCACCAAAAACTTCTACAAGACTATAATCAGTTAAAGCTTTTAAATTGTGAAGTACTTCTACTAAAATCTTATTTGAATTTCCTCTTTTTTGATTAATTTCAACTCCAGAGTGTCCACCTTGTAATTTTTCAAGAGAAAGAGTATATAGATTAACATCAGATAAAGTTTCTCTTTCTATTGGAAGTAGAATATCAATTTCAACCCCACCAGCGGAACCAACAGTAATTACTCCCTCATCTTCAGAGTCAATATTAATTAACATCTTTCCTTTTAAAATATTTGGCTCAAGAGATAGAGCACCATTTAAGTCTATTTCTTCAGAAGTAGTAGCAAGAAGCTCAATAGTTCCACATTTGATAGATTCATCTTCTAAAATAGCCATTCCCATAGCAATAGCAATTCCATTATCTCCACCAAGAGTAGTTTTATTAGCCTTTAATCTGTTTCCATCTACTACTAAATCAATAGGATCTTTTTTAAAGTCATGGTTGCTATCATTTTCTTTTTCACATACCATGTCCATATGTCCTTGGATAATTATTCCAGGAGCATCTTCATATCCTTGAGAAGCTTTTCTTCTAAGAATAACATTGTAATATTTATCTTGATAAGTTTCTAAATTAAGTTTTTTACCAAATTCAACTAAATAATCACTAATAGCTTTTTCATTATATGATTCTCTAGGAATTTTAGAAATCTCTTCAAAATGATAAAAAACTCTTTCTGGTTTGATACCAACTAATTTTCTCATAATACATCACCTATCTTTATTATATCATAGTTCCAATAACAAGAGCAACAATAGAGTAAATTCCCATGATTATCATAAGAGGCATAATATATTTTAACCATTTATTAAATGTAGTTTCAGCCATTTCAAGTGTAACAAGAATAAGTCCTGTTGGAGTAATAAATGACATTAATCCTTGTCCCCAGTTATATGCGTTGATAACAACCTCTCTTGATAGACCAACACTGTCAGCAAGAGGAGCCATAATAGGCATTGTAAGAACTGCAAGTCCTGAAGATGATGGAATAAAGAATCCTAAGAATGAGAATACTGCAAGTTGAGCAATAGCAAATAAACTTCCACTCATTCCTGTGATCATATTGATAGAGTAGTTTAATAGTGTATCAGAGATCATACCATTATCCATAACTATATTGATAGCTCTAGCAAGTCCAATAGTAAGAACTACCCCTATAAGTTCAGCTGCTCCATCAACAAATGTATTAACTGCATCTTTTTCAGATAGCCCAGAAAGTATCATTATAATAATAGCAACTCCAAGGAATAGTGCAGACATCTCTTCGAACCACCAACCACCAACAGCAACTCCCCAAACTAAGATTAAGAAAGCAACTGTAAACACTAAGAATATTAGTTTTCTTCTTAAAGTAAACTCTATAACTTTATCAGGATCATAATCTTTTAAGAAACGATCTCTAATCTTTTCATTTTCTTCATAAACAAGAGAATTTTTAGGATCTTGATTTACTTTTTTAGCATACCAATACATATAAGCTAAAGTAATTATAGAACCAATAACTAAAACTATTATTCTAAATTTTAAACCAGTAGTAAAGCTAATTCCAGCAGCATTTGAAGCTATAACAACTGAGAATGGGTTTACTGTAGAGAACATAGTTCCTATTGATGATCCCATATAGATAGCAGCAATACAAGTTATTGCATCAAAACCACTTATAAGGAAGATAGGCATCAATATAGGATAGAAAGCAATAGTTTCTTCTGCTAGTCCAAATGTAGTTCCACCAAGTGTAGTAAGAGCAAAAACAAGAACAACTAAAATAAACTCTTTACCTTTAGTTTTCTTAGATAGAGCACCTATACCTGCATCAAATGCTCCTACTTTATTAACAAGACCAATGATACCACCAAGAATTAAAACGAAAATCATAATGTCAACTGAATCCATAACCCCAATTACTGGAGATTTGATAACATCTACAATACCTTGTGGTTGTTGTTCAATTTGAACATATGTTCCAGGGATAGCAATAGGTTTTTTAATAGTTCCATCTTCAAATTTAGAAAGATCTAATTGAATATGAAGATCATTAAGAACTTCTTGAGTAGCTGGAATAGCTTTTGTTTCATCATTATGATCAGTTATAATGAAATCTCTAGTTGATTCATCATAAGTTAATCTAGAAAATTTTCCAGATGGAACAATGTAAGTAAGAATTGCAGCTAAGATCAAGATGATAAAAAGTACTGTAAATGCCGTAGGGAATTCACGTTTTTTCTTTTGACTCAAAATAATCACTCCTCGTATAATATTTTTTATATAAATATAAACTAAAAAGTTTGTAATTGTGTAATGTTTTCTGAGGAAAAGAATACAAACTGATAGTTTTGTACGAAAATTTATACAATTATAATATAAAGTAAATTTTAAGCTCTGTCAAGAAAAAAACTATTAATGCTTTCTCAATTAGAGAGGAAATTAATAAAATTTTTTCTTGAGATAAAAAAAGAGCTCATTGGTAATACAAACAAAAGCTCTATGAAATAAGATCTATTTTCATATAATGTAAAACCTAAAAGTTGATATAATAAAAAAATTGCTATTAATCAATAATAGATATTATAGCATAAAAATAAAAAATTAAAAAAATAAAAAATAATTTAAAACTTTTTTCAAGTAATCCAAGTCTAAATATCATAATTAAAAATAATAAAATTTTCTCTCCCTAGAAAATAGATCCCCTCTTTGAAAAAAGTTGAAGAGGGGAAGAAAAAATAAAAAAAATTTAAACTTTTTAAAGAGATTGAAAGTCTAAATATCATAATAAAAGTAGTAATTTTTTCTCCCACAGGAAAAAGTTCCCCTCTCTTGAAAAACAGAGAGGGGAAAATAAAAAAAATAAAAATTATTTAAACTTTTTAGTGAACTAAAGAGTCTAAAGTATATAAATAATAAAGATAATGATCATAGTAAAAATGTTAATCCCCCCAGAAAAAAGATTTCTCAAAAGGAAATCAATTGACCCTCATTTTATTGAGGGAAGAGCTAATAATAAAAGATTAATATAAATTTCTCCCCCCTTAAAAAGACTGATTTAATTCAGTCTTTTTGTTTTTTTTGTTCATTAAAAATTTTGTCTACCTCTTGGGGTAGTGTCTACCTATTATCTCTTCCTCTTTCTTTTATCTTTATTTATTTTTTTTTATGGGGGAAAGAGGAAATTTTCTTGGGGTATATGTAAAAATTATGTTGAAAAAATAAAAAAAAATAAAAAAAACTATTTACAAATTGTTCAAAATGAGGTATAACATTGTTGATGGGAGACTCTTTAAATAGAGTAAATATATTATGTGAAAGACTTTTATAGGTCTTTTATAAAGGGGAGATAATTATGAGAAAATTAGCACTTTTACTAGGATCATTAGTAGTAGTAGCTTCAGCTTCTGCTAAAGAAGTAGTACCTGCACCAGTTGTAGTTGAAGAAGCTCCAGTACAAATCGTTGAAAAAGAAGTAATAGTTTACAGAGACAAAGAAGAAGGATTCAGACCTAACGGAAACGTAGATCTACAATACAGATACTATGGAAAAACTGAAGATCATAAAGAGTGGAATGGAAATGACAACTATTCAAGAACTCAACTTCAAGGAAAAATCCAAATGACTGAAAACCAAGCTTTAGATTTCAGAGTAAGAGATTACAATGACCTTGATAAAGAAGGAAATCAAAACTATCAAAATGGAGCAAAAGATACAGCAGTAAGATTAAGATATTTCTATAACCATGGAAATCTTGGAGATTCTAAAGTAGGAGCTCAATCATTTGTTAGATATGAAAAAAATGGTTCTCAAACATTAGAATATAGATATAATTTACAATTTGCAGATTATTTCTTCAATAATGATTTTGTAAAAACAACTAACTTTGTAGTAGGACCTAGATATATCTATTCTTGGGATTCATCAAATGATGATGCTTATAAAAATACTATTGGACTATATGCAGATATCGTTCATGAACTTCCATGGGGATTCAGTACAGAGTTTGAATTAGATGGACTTCACTATAATATGTATGGAGATGCTTCAAGAGTAGAAGATGGAAAATCTACAAATCTTAAAGATAATGATACAGAAGTAACATTTAACTTATACTTATATCATGATGCAAATCTTTATTCAAATGATAAATACTCATTAGATTGGCATTTTGAAGGTGGATATGACTCATACAGCTGGTATAATAGAGATGAAGTTGTTACAACTGCCGACAACTATATAGATGCTGAATATTCAGCGTATGCACAACCAAGTGTAACTTTATCATACCAAGCTACAGAGTTTGTTTCTCTATATGCAACTTTAGGAGCAGAATATAGAAACTGGAATATTACTGCAGAATCAGAAGCTTCTCACTGGAGATGGCAACCATACGGAATCGTAGGATTCAAAACTACATTCTAGTTTAATTTAAAAATTTAATATGAATTTTAGTACCTGTCAATTGGCAGGTACTTTTTTTTAAATAAAAAAGCAGGAGAATCTGCCAAATTCTCCCACATAAAACTGCTTTATAAAAAGATTAGTATATAGATAGCAATTCATTACAACATTGATTCCTAAAAAAATCTATGGTATAATCTAAATACAAAAAAGAGTTTTTTCAATAATGGAAAATAGGCAATAGAAAAAGATGAAGTTCACGCCAATATAACTTCATCTTTTTTATTTTACTATTTAGAAATCGCTTAATATAATATTATCATTTTCTTTAGCCAACTTTATTAGCTCATCAGAAAATCCCTCTTTAGAAAACAGTATAAAATACTCTTTTCTACTTGTATTTTTCCATTGAACTTTTTTACTTTTCTCTTTTAAATCATATAAAACACTTAGTCCAACTTTTTTTACTGACCATTTACACTCACCAAAAATAATCTCATTTTCTCCTATTCCAACAATATCAATCTCATCATTTTTATCCCACCATCTTCCCAATTTTTTTATAGGAAAAGGGATAATATTAGTATTTAGTAAACTTTCTCTAGCTAATTCTTCATATGTTTTTGACACCCAAAGATCAAACTCATTTTTTATTTTTTCTAAAGGGTAGTTAATATTTCCTATTTCTAAATAGCTTTGATAAGGGTAAACATAATTAAACCAAAATCTAAGATAATTATCTTTTATTTTATACAACCCTTTTATATCATCTTATTTTAATAAAGTAAATTATGATAATTTATTTTATCATAATTTAAATTATTTTAATTGAAAATTTTTTTTACAAAAAATAAAAAAGCAGGAGAATCTGCCAAATTCTCCCACATAAAACTACTCTGTAAAAAGATTAGTATAAGTTTTTAGATAGCAATAGAAATAGTGCTATCATGATGATAATTATGTAAAGCTTTCTCACTTATTCACCTCCTTTCTTGAGATGAACAGCCAAGAAAGAAGAGCAATTCATTATAACATTGATTCCTAAAAAAATCTATGTTATAGTTAAGTTAGCTAAAAGATAAAATAGTCTCTTTAACTTATATCTCTGTTTTCTTAAGATATTTAGATTAAGGAAGGAACACAAGTATTATATCATTGATTTTTATAAGAGTTTATGTTATAATTCAATTGATGATATATTTGTAAAGCAATAAAGAGCGAAAAAATGAGGGCTGCCAAAAACCTCATTTTTTTATTTGTCAAAAACAAAAATATTTATCTTTTTTTAAAGCTATATCAATAATTTTTTTACTATAATCAGCCATAAATAATGGGATATTTAAAAGCTCATCATCTAAAGTTAAATTCTCAAAGGAAAATCTCACTCTAAGTTTAATCTCAAAGGAATAGATTTCCAAATCATAGATATTTTAGGAAACTCTCTGATATTAGGGTGTTTAGCGAAATCTCTTTCATAAGCTTCTATAATATTGTTAGAAGTTTTTTTCATAAGCTCAATATCTCTCTCTTGAGTCCATAAATAAACAACCTCTGGCATTCCTCCAGTTACATAATACATCTTTAAAATAAATCTTTTAATTAAACACCTCTAAATAGTTTTATAAAAATCATTTTTACGTTATCAAGTTTTTTAGTATACAGAAGCAAAATATTATGATATGCTAAAAGAAAAAAGGTTAAAAATAGTTACAATATGAAATTAAAAGAATTTTAGAAAGGAAGGAAATATGAAAAAATTAATATTATTAGGAATGGCAATTTTAAGTATTAGTGCTTTTGCAGCAAGAGAGAAAGTACCAGAAGATGTAGAAAAGATGATTACAAAATCTTCTCAAACTTTAGATGGAAGTGAAAAGATAAGATATAAAAATTGGCAGATAGATTCATATTTAAGAATGGAAAAATTAGGAAAAGAATCTGGAATCCCTGCTAATGAATTTGAAAGAATAAAACATAAATTAAGAGTTATGTATGGGGCAAACTTTGCAAAACAATATCAAGTTTTACCAGATGAGATAAGAGACTATAATGAGTTAGTAGAGAGAGTAAAAAAAGAAACTGCTAAAAATTTAGAAGTTAGCGAAGAAAAAAACAGTATAGCTAAAGCTGAAATGGAAAAAAATATAGCTGTTTCAAAAGTTCCAGCTGAAGTAATTGAGATATACAAGGAAACTGCTGAAAAACTATACCCTGAAAACTATGTAGGACAAAAAGCATATATTGATGCTTCTATGGAAGAGTATTTTAAAATAATAGAATTTATAAAAAATAATAAAAGCTTGATTAAATAAAAAAGCAGGTGTTTAAACCACGCCAATAGTTTAGACATCCACATAAAATTATGATATTCTAATTAGAATATATTTTTAGATAAAAGTATAAATAATACTAATATCAAAAGTACAAAAAAGAATTTTTTCAATAGTGGAAAATAGATAATAGAAAGAGACAGAGGACACGCCAAAATACCTTTGTCTTTTTTATTAACCACTTACTTATTATTTATAAATTATAAGTTTTGTAAATGTAAATTTAAGGATTACAGAAACTTCGTTTCTGCGTCTCAAAAGTAGTAGTCGTTTGCACTCTTCTACTTTTGGAAATTATAGTTTATATATAAAAAGTGACTATTGAAAATAAAATAGTCACTTGAGAAAAACTTATTTTTTATTATGTAAATAAAGAGTATAAAGCCCCTTGATGCTTAGGTCTGGAGAGTAAACATCAATCTCCTCTATCTCAGCAGATAAGATTTTACCTAATCCTCCAGTTGCAACAACAAATGGATTATCAATAACCTCTTTAATTTTCTTAATAATATGCTTAATTTGTCCAGCATAACCATAGAAAATTCCAGCTTGAATCTGTTCATTTGTATTTTTACCAAGTACAGATTCAGGAGTACTAAATTTAACTTTAGGTAGTTTTGCAGTATTAGCA is part of the Fusobacterium varium genome and encodes:
- a CDS encoding YfcC family protein; its protein translation is MILSQKKKREFPTAFTVLFIILILAAILTYIVPSGKFSRLTYDESTRDFIITDHNDETKAIPATQEVLNDLHIQLDLSKFEDGTIKKPIAIPGTYVQIEQQPQGIVDVIKSPVIGVMDSVDIMIFVLILGGIIGLVNKVGAFDAGIGALSKKTKGKEFILVVLVFALTTLGGTTFGLAEETIAFYPILMPIFLISGFDAITCIAAIYMGSSIGTMFSTVNPFSVVIASNAAGISFTTGLKFRIIVLVIGSIITLAYMYWYAKKVNQDPKNSLVYEENEKIRDRFLKDYDPDKVIEFTLRRKLIFLVFTVAFLILVWGVAVGGWWFEEMSALFLGVAIIIMILSGLSEKDAVNTFVDGAAELIGVVLTIGLARAINIVMDNGMISDTLLNYSINMITGMSGSLFAIAQLAVFSFLGFFIPSSSGLAVLTMPIMAPLADSVGLSREVVINAYNWGQGLMSFITPTGLILVTLEMAETTFNKWLKYIMPLMIIMGIYSIVALVIGTMI
- the pepD gene encoding beta-Ala-His dipeptidase, whose translation is MRKLVGIKPERVFYHFEEISKIPRESYNEKAISDYLVEFGKKLNLETYQDKYYNVILRRKASQGYEDAPGIIIQGHMDMVCEKENDSNHDFKKDPIDLVVDGNRLKANKTTLGGDNGIAIAMGMAILEDESIKCGTIELLATTSEEIDLNGALSLEPNILKGKMLINIDSEDEGVITVGSAGGVEIDILLPIERETLSDVNLYTLSLEKLQGGHSGVEINQKRGNSNKILVEVLHNLKALTDYSLVEVFGGSKDNAIPRSGKVVLASSKDIKDIMSKVADEVKAKYISFEPEIVFALETTTTKEVSVLSSKSLDSYIKTIEELPTGVNTWMKEYPEIVESSDNLAIVKTLDENINIIISLRSSDPEVLRV
- a CDS encoding DUF234 domain-containing protein, which codes for MKGLYKIKDNYLRFWFNYVYPYQSYLEIGNINYPLEKIKNEFDLWVSKTYEELARESLLNTNIIPFPIKKLGRWWDKNDEIDIVGIGENEIIFGECKWSVKKVGLSVLYDLKEKSKKVQWKNTSRKEYFILFSKEGFSDELIKLAKENDNIILSDF